CAAATTCACGTTCCATATCATTCATATTCAAGCTGATAGCTGGATGCATATTATTAGTACTCATATTTGCTGTAGCTATGGCATTCGGAGCGGCCAACACACCGCTTCGAGATGTCTGGCTGGCCCTGACTTCCCACGCAAGTGGGGAGTCTATTTCCATCATCCGTGAAATCCGTCTGCCACGGGAGATTGGAGCTATGGTTGTGGGTGCTGCCTTGGCGATATCCGGTGCGATGATGCAGGGCATCACAAGGAACCCGCTCGCCGATCCCGGCTTGCTTGGTCTGACGTCAGGTGCCAATGCAGCCTTGGCCATCACATTGGCCTTCATCCCGGCGGCGAATTACTTCGGGATTATGATTGCCTGCTTCATCGGAGCTGCTCTGGGCGCTACATTCGTACTAGGCATCGGAGCCGTCAAGAAGGGCGGCTTGTCCCCGCTGCGCCTCGTACTTGCGGGCTCGGCTGTATCTGCCTTCCTGTATGCGATTGCTGAAGGTGTGGGAATCTACTTCAAGATCTCCAAGGATGTCTCGATGTGGACCTCGGGCGGAGTGATCGGTACAACCTGGGGGCAGCTTCAGGTCATCGTTCCTTTCATTACCGTCGGCATTATTCTGTCCCTGCTCTTCTCCAAGCAGCTTACCGTTATGAGCCTCAGCGAAGAGGTTGCTGTTGGCTTGGGGCAACGGACAGCGCTAATCAAAGTGCTAATGATTGTTCTTATCATCATTCTCGCCGGTGCCTCAGTTGCACTGGTAGGGAACCTGGCTTTTATCGGATTGATGGTGCCGCATTTGATCCGCGGTATTGTTGGAACCGACTACCGTTACATATTACCGATGTCCGGTATAGGCGGTGCGGCGTTCATGCTGATCGCTGATACGCTCGGCCGCACGATCAACGCTCCCTATGAAACACCGGTAGCCGCGATCGTCGCCATGATTGGCCTGCCATTCTTCTTGTATATCGTACGTAAAGGAGGTAAAGGCTTATCATGAACCAGCACATCGCAGCCAGAAAGCAGCGCCGGATCGTCGGCATCCTGGTTCTGCTCATTATTGCAACCATTATTATCGGCATGGGGATGGGCTATTCCTCATTGTCTTATAACCGCCTTCTACCAACTTTGTTCGGACAAGGAACGTTCAAGGAAGAATTCGTCTTATTCTCAGTTCGTCTGCCGCGTATTGTCATTACCATGCTCTCAGGGATGGCCCTAGCGCTGTCAGGAGCCATACTACAGAGCGTATCGCGCAATGATCTGGCAGACCCCGGAATTCTCGGCATTAACTCGGGGGCCGGCGTTGCCATTGCTGTCTTCTTCTTGTTCTTCCCGATTGATGCAGGCTCATTCATCTATTTACTACCTGTGGTCGCCTTTATCGGGGCCGTAATTACGGCCATCTTAATCTATGTCTTCTCATATAGCCGAACTGAAGGACTTCAGCCGACCCGCCTTATATTAACGGGCGTTGGGTTCGCCATGGCGCTATCCGGTATCATGATCGTACTGATCTCATCGGCAGAACGTTCTAAGGTAGACTTTATAGCCAAATGGATCGCCGGAAATGTATGGGGCACCGACTGGCCCTTTATCTTAGCGATGCTTCCTTGGCTGCTTATCCTCGTTCCGTTCACCTTCTATAAGGCGAATCGCATGAATCTCCTGACGCTGGATGAGCATGTCACCATCGGTGTCGGTGTGGCCGTGGAGAGAGAAAGGCTCGGCCTGCTGCTGGCAGCTGTTGCTTTGGCCGCCTCAGCAGTCTCTGTAACCGGAGGTATTTCCTTCGTCGGTCTAATGGCGCCGCATATCGCCAAAGCTCTGGTTGGCCCAAGGCACCAGCTCTTCCTGCCAGTCGCCGTATTAACTGGAGGATGGATGCTGCTGCTGGCGGATACGATTGGTCGTAATCTGGCCGATCCGAGCGGTATTCCCGTCGGGATTGTTATCTCCTTCATCGGCGCACCTTACTTCATATATCTGCTCCTGAAGAAATAATATCAACGGCATAGTTCATAATAAGGGCCTCATCACCACCACCAGTGGAGGATGAGGCCCTTCAACTTATCCGCACCAAAAAACCTGCAGAGCCCATAGGCCCTGCAGGCTGAACAGAAAACGATTAGCGTTCTGAAAGTCTCTATTGCTGATTCAGCTTAGCAAGTCTACCCTTCTCATCGGCCAGCATCTCTTCGGCCATTTCAACCCCTTGAGGCCCTAATGAACGGTTCACCTGCTGAATAGATTGTTCAGCATGATCAAGGCTGTTCTGCGCTTGCTCAACGGTCTGTTCATTGGGGTGGCTTAGCGCTTGAGATACGGCATTGTGCAGCTTGTTAACAGAATTTTGCGCACGAGCTACAGTGCTGTCTGCTTGCAGACTGGAATCGTAACGTTTCATGAATGAGATACTCTCCCTTCTGAAATGTCTCTGTTCCCCATTAGCATGTTGTAACTCAGTGCTTCTTATACCTTCCCCCGTGCGAACCGTATAACGTGCAGAAATTCAGCTTCTCAAGCGCCTACCCGAATATATCCCGATGTGCCTTCCTAGGTTTGCAGAACAATGGGAAAATCAAAGAGAACGCAAGCGCTGCAATAACCATAAGCGCACCCGCCATCCCCAATGTCATCAAATAGTAGACAAGATAGCAGATCGGCGTTAGCAGCACGAAGGCAGGTACAGCGAATAGAGTGGATAGCCAGTTCCTCGCCTCTTCCTCCATAAAGAAGAACAAATTTAGGCCAATAAGGCTGAAGACCAGCGGCCAAATGAATACATAGCTGCCTCCCGGTAGATAAATACTCGTTCCTACACATAACAGGAGCCATAACGTCAATGCACCCAACCATATATTTTCCGACCGGATAAATCGGGAACCTACCCTAACTATTAAAATAGCCAGCAGCAGCGTAACCAACAGCGACCCTGCCAAATAATACACGCTCACCTGTGGATCCATAAGAATTTGTTGATATCGTTCCTCCGATATCCTAGAGCGGAGCAGTCCCCATAGCAAGGTATTTATCCCATATATGACGACCAAAGTAAGCAAGCTCACGAACAATCCACCAACTAGCTCCGTCCATTGAACTCGGCGGGCATATATTCCATGCCATACGGTCGCAATGAACAGCAATACGGCAAAGCCAGTGAACCATGGTATCCAGGACTCCGGATAACTGATCATGCTCCAGCCGATGGTATTGAAGTAGACCCGATCCTGCTGCTGCACCTGATTTAAATCGAGATTACCAAAATGACGAGCCAGATTTAACATATAGTCGCCTTGGTGCTGCAAGCTGGACGGATCCAGATTAGCCGCTGTATCCAGCTCAGTGTGATAAGCATTCAAACCGACCCCGAAGGCAAAGTTCAAACCGGGCATTCCACCGTCCTTGAATTTCGTTAAATCTGTATCATTTGGCATCAATTTATACATGTTGTATATGAGTGAATAAGCTACCGGACTCGGAGCGGCCCTGGTAAACTCCCGAATGATCCACCCGTTCTGATCGCTGGTCTCGAACATAAATGAAGGGCCCTTATTGCCTCGCGCTTCGAAATTCAATACCAGGCCCACATCACCGGCCCACGGGTGCTCACTCACGAACGCCTTGGCTCCAAGCATTCCGTGCTCTTCACCGTCCGTCATGAGCAGAATCAGGTCATTCTTCAGAGGGCTAAATGCCTGCAGCGCCCTTGCTGTCTCAAGCATAGCGGCAACTCCTGAACCATCATCAGCCGCCCCTGGTGCTGTCGCAACGGAGTCATAATGGGCTGCCAACATGAGCGGCTTGCTCGAATCAGTTCCAGGAATGCGGACGACAATATTCTCGAGCTTACCTGAATATCGCTTGGACACTCCTGGCGCAACGTTAGCCTCCTGAATTTCCGGATGCAGACCGAGGATTTCCAGCTCCGCGATAATATAATCACGCACCTGTGCGTGCGCAGAAGAACCTGAAGGGTGTGGTTCTCTGGCAATCATCTCTACCTTCTCCATCGCCCGTGCAGATGAGAAAGATCCTGGCGGCGCGTCTATACCGACCGGACGCGGGGATCGAATCTGCAGCAGACCCGCCAATACAGCTGCGATTAGAATGACGGTTATTATGATTCGCTTTATCCATATCGCATATCTCGGGCCAGTACGGTGGCTTGTTCGAATCGGTGTTCCATAATAATTGGGCTTCACGGTGTCCCCCCTATAATCATCATAAATTTATTAGCATCGTTTATTTATTCTATGTTTGGGTTAAATTACCTTTACAAAATTCCCAAATATGACAAAAGCCGACGATGTCGAAATCGTCGGCTTCTTATGAATATTAATATTATTTCCAGGTAGCGACATCCTCCACTGGCAGGCGGACCGATTGGAACCCTTCCTCAGTGACCTTGCCTATTGAAACAATAACGACCGGATAATAGCGCTACGAATCCAAAACAACTTTAAGGAAGATATCTCACTCAGAACTTTCCCCTTAACAAAAGGGAATTTTCTGATACAATAATGAAAAACTATCAAGCGGGGGGAAATCATTCTATGCACTATAAAAGCACGAGAGGCCAAGTCGCTGGAATCGGCTTCATCGATGCCATCCTAATGGGTCTGGCTGACGACGGCGGCTTGCTTGTACCAGAACACATTCCGCAGGTGTCTGACGAGACGCTGAAGAACTGGCAGTCTCTTAGTTATGCGGAACTTGCTACCGAAGTATTCTCGCTCTTCGTGAATGACGAAATACCACGCCCTGATCTGGAGAAGCTGGTCCATGACAGCTACGGGACATTCCGCCATCCTGATGTAACGCCAGTCCGTAAACTTCGTGACGACCTTCATATTATGGAGCTGTTCCATGGCCCCACCTTTGCCTTCAAGGACGTTGCTCTGCAATTTCTAGGCAATCTGTACTCTTACGTATCCCGTAAGACCGGCTCGGTCATTCATATTCTAGGTGCAACTTCAGGCGATACAGGAGCATCAGCGATCGAAGGCGTTCGCGGCAAAGAAGGAATCCGCATCTGTATCCTGCATCCGCATCAGAAGGTAAGCAAGGTGCAAGAACTTCAGATGACAACGGTCGATGACGAGAATGTACTCAATCTGGCCGTAAATGGAACCTTCGACGATTGCCAACGGATCATCAAGGAACTATTCGCAGACGTAGACTTCAAACATCAATATCATCTGCGCGCGATCAATTCCATCAACATCGCTCGTATACTCGCGCAGACCGTTTATTATTTCTATGCCTATCTGCAGCTCGCGCAGCAAGGCATAACTGGCAAGCTGAATTTCAGTGTACCGACAGGTAATTTCGGCGACATCTTCGCCGGTTATTTGGCGCAGCGCATGGGCTTGCCCATCCATAAGCTCATCCTCGCTACGAATGAGAACAATATACTGGAACGCTTTGTGAACGAGGGAATCTATCAGCCAGGTGAATTCCGCGGTACTTATAGCCCTTCTATGGATATTCAGGTTGCCAGCAACTTCGAACGCTACCTATTCTATCTGTACGGGGAGAACGCATCAGAAATAGCTTCATTGATGGATCTGCTCAAAGCGGAAGGCAAAATTGTAATCCCTGAAGACAAGAAGACTGCCGTTAACGCAGAGTTTGCTGCACACGCTGTGGAAAACGACGAATGTCTCGCAGTCATTAGCAAATATTACGATGAGTACGACTATCTGCTCGATCCGCATACGGCCTGTGGAGTAGCAGCTTCTGATGAGCTTACGACGGCGGGCGAAGTGACAGTAACGCTGTCCACTGCGCACCCAGCCAAGTTCAACGAAGCTATTGCCCTATGCGAAATTAAGCAAACTTATCCTGAGCAAATTGAGGCGCTCTTCACCAAGCCGCAGCATCAGACCATCGTCGATGGGACGAACGAAGCGGTGCGAGATAAGCTCGTCCAATTTTTCTAGTTGCCACGTGGAACAATTAAAAAATGGCCATCCCCCCGGGATTGGCCATTTTTATTTTTAAACTGTAAGCTTATTGGGGTTCAGCATTAAAGCCCCTTGATCATCTTAACGGCAGACTCCAGAGCATGAATGACGCTATCACACCATACATCGAACTCCGGATCTTCCACTTGAAATTCCGGATGCGCCATAATATGCTCTACTGTCCGTTTAATCCCCTGATCCAGGCGCGTGGTGGCCACGAATTCTGGAACGAGCCGCTTCAGCTTGGAGTTATCGAAGACCACAGAGTTAGCCTTATCCCCCAACAAGCCCCCACGGAAATCCTCATCACTGCTAGCATCAAGGAATTCCGACGATACATGTACCGCATGCAGCTTGACCCCGAGGGCGTCAGCGATGATCTCGTAGATTTGATTCCAGGTTACCGTCTCATCGGAAGTAATATGAACGGCTTCCCCAATCGCGTGAATATTGCCCATCAATCCAATGAAGCCTTTGGCAAAATCGCTGTTATGTGTCATTGTCCACAGAGAGGTACCGTCCCCATGAATAATAACTGGTTTGTTCTCCAGCATCCGCTTCGCCACTTGCCAGCTTCCCTTGCTTCCGTGGACACCGAGTGGGATCGAACGCTCATCATACGTATGGCTTGGCCTTACAAGTGTAATCGGGAAGCCATGGTCCCGGTACTGCTTCATTAGATATTCCTCGCAAGCTATCTTATTCCGGGAATATTCCCAGTATGGATTGGATAGCGGGGTTCCTTCTGTAATTCTATAATCCGATAACGGAGTCTGGTAAGCAGAAGCCGAGCTGATGAACATATACTGCTTGGTTTTATCTTTAAACAGTCGATAATCCCGTTCAACATGCTCAGGATGAAATGCGATAAACTGTGCCACTACGTCGAATTGCAAACCTTGAATCAATTCCGCAACCTTGGCCTCATCGTTAATATCGGCTTGGATGATTTTCGCTCCAGCTGGCATAGAATCGTTACGTGTTCCTCTGTTCAACAGATAGAGCTCGCAACCCTTGTCCAATAACTGTCTGGTAATCTCCGAACTGATCGTACCTGTTCCTCCGATAAATAGCGCCTTCATATTCCACCTCCGTAAAAATATAAACTCTCTATTCCTGTCAATGCAGGGCATTACAGCTCTAACGATAGCACCAGTCCCTTGGGTTTACAAATCCAATCCACAACACGAAGACTGATCGGTGTCAGTTTGTATCAGTTCAATATGGTTGACAGAATAAGGAAGAGGGATTAATATATTCATTGAAATATTATTCAATGAATATATTTTCAACGAAAGGTGACCCATCATGAATAAACGTACCCAACATAAAG
The window above is part of the Paenibacillus lutimineralis genome. Proteins encoded here:
- a CDS encoding FecCD family ABC transporter permease, yielding MIRSNSRSISFIFKLIAGCILLVLIFAVAMAFGAANTPLRDVWLALTSHASGESISIIREIRLPREIGAMVVGAALAISGAMMQGITRNPLADPGLLGLTSGANAALAITLAFIPAANYFGIMIACFIGAALGATFVLGIGAVKKGGLSPLRLVLAGSAVSAFLYAIAEGVGIYFKISKDVSMWTSGGVIGTTWGQLQVIVPFITVGIILSLLFSKQLTVMSLSEEVAVGLGQRTALIKVLMIVLIIILAGASVALVGNLAFIGLMVPHLIRGIVGTDYRYILPMSGIGGAAFMLIADTLGRTINAPYETPVAAIVAMIGLPFFLYIVRKGGKGLS
- a CDS encoding SDR family oxidoreductase produces the protein MKALFIGGTGTISSEITRQLLDKGCELYLLNRGTRNDSMPAGAKIIQADINDEAKVAELIQGLQFDVVAQFIAFHPEHVERDYRLFKDKTKQYMFISSASAYQTPLSDYRITEGTPLSNPYWEYSRNKIACEEYLMKQYRDHGFPITLVRPSHTYDERSIPLGVHGSKGSWQVAKRMLENKPVIIHGDGTSLWTMTHNSDFAKGFIGLMGNIHAIGEAVHITSDETVTWNQIYEIIADALGVKLHAVHVSSEFLDASSDEDFRGGLLGDKANSVVFDNSKLKRLVPEFVATTRLDQGIKRTVEHIMAHPEFQVEDPEFDVWCDSVIHALESAVKMIKGL
- a CDS encoding FecCD family ABC transporter permease, with the translated sequence MNQHIAARKQRRIVGILVLLIIATIIIGMGMGYSSLSYNRLLPTLFGQGTFKEEFVLFSVRLPRIVITMLSGMALALSGAILQSVSRNDLADPGILGINSGAGVAIAVFFLFFPIDAGSFIYLLPVVAFIGAVITAILIYVFSYSRTEGLQPTRLILTGVGFAMALSGIMIVLISSAERSKVDFIAKWIAGNVWGTDWPFILAMLPWLLILVPFTFYKANRMNLLTLDEHVTIGVGVAVERERLGLLLAAVALAASAVSVTGGISFVGLMAPHIAKALVGPRHQLFLPVAVLTGGWMLLLADTIGRNLADPSGIPVGIVISFIGAPYFIYLLLKK
- a CDS encoding M20/M25/M40 family metallo-hydrolase codes for the protein MKPNYYGTPIRTSHRTGPRYAIWIKRIIITVILIAAVLAGLLQIRSPRPVGIDAPPGSFSSARAMEKVEMIAREPHPSGSSAHAQVRDYIIAELEILGLHPEIQEANVAPGVSKRYSGKLENIVVRIPGTDSSKPLMLAAHYDSVATAPGAADDGSGVAAMLETARALQAFSPLKNDLILLMTDGEEHGMLGAKAFVSEHPWAGDVGLVLNFEARGNKGPSFMFETSDQNGWIIREFTRAAPSPVAYSLIYNMYKLMPNDTDLTKFKDGGMPGLNFAFGVGLNAYHTELDTAANLDPSSLQHQGDYMLNLARHFGNLDLNQVQQQDRVYFNTIGWSMISYPESWIPWFTGFAVLLFIATVWHGIYARRVQWTELVGGLFVSLLTLVVIYGINTLLWGLLRSRISEERYQQILMDPQVSVYYLAGSLLVTLLLAILIVRVGSRFIRSENIWLGALTLWLLLCVGTSIYLPGGSYVFIWPLVFSLIGLNLFFFMEEEARNWLSTLFAVPAFVLLTPICYLVYYLMTLGMAGALMVIAALAFSLIFPLFCKPRKAHRDIFG
- the thrC gene encoding threonine synthase, which gives rise to MHYKSTRGQVAGIGFIDAILMGLADDGGLLVPEHIPQVSDETLKNWQSLSYAELATEVFSLFVNDEIPRPDLEKLVHDSYGTFRHPDVTPVRKLRDDLHIMELFHGPTFAFKDVALQFLGNLYSYVSRKTGSVIHILGATSGDTGASAIEGVRGKEGIRICILHPHQKVSKVQELQMTTVDDENVLNLAVNGTFDDCQRIIKELFADVDFKHQYHLRAINSINIARILAQTVYYFYAYLQLAQQGITGKLNFSVPTGNFGDIFAGYLAQRMGLPIHKLILATNENNILERFVNEGIYQPGEFRGTYSPSMDIQVASNFERYLFYLYGENASEIASLMDLLKAEGKIVIPEDKKTAVNAEFAAHAVENDECLAVISKYYDEYDYLLDPHTACGVAASDELTTAGEVTVTLSTAHPAKFNEAIALCEIKQTYPEQIEALFTKPQHQTIVDGTNEAVRDKLVQFF